The following coding sequences lie in one Thermosulfuriphilus ammonigenes genomic window:
- the hemL gene encoding glutamate-1-semialdehyde 2,1-aminomutase, with amino-acid sequence MENKLSQAFYSKALEYIPGGVNSPVRACKSVGADPVFIAQGAGARIWDVDGREYIDYVASWGPLILGHAHPEVIAAVTEAAQEGTSFGAPTWREVELAQLICQLVPSIEMVRLVNSGTEATMSAIRLARGYTGRKKIVKFDGCYHGHADSFLVKAGSGVATLGIPGSPGVPEEIVANTISIPYNDLKTLKEVLDTQGDEIACVIVEPVAGNMGVVPPREDFLPRLREWTEQRGIVLIFDEVITGFRVALGGAQELYQVKPDLTCLGKIIGGGLPVGAYGGKKEIMNQVAPEGPVYQAGTLSGNPLATAAGLATLKVLSRPGTYEALEARAEALAQGLAEILKGLSLPVKMNRVGSMMTLFFTNQEVVDFNTAASSDTKLYGRYWRAMLAEGIYLAPSQFEAAFISLAHGREEIDETLNAAAKVLKGLI; translated from the coding sequence ATGGAGAACAAGCTCTCCCAGGCCTTTTATAGCAAAGCCCTAGAGTATATTCCTGGTGGAGTCAACAGCCCGGTGCGAGCCTGCAAATCTGTAGGGGCAGATCCTGTCTTCATCGCCCAGGGTGCCGGGGCCCGGATTTGGGATGTCGATGGCCGGGAGTATATCGATTATGTGGCCTCGTGGGGGCCTCTCATCTTAGGTCATGCCCATCCTGAGGTGATCGCTGCCGTCACCGAGGCCGCTCAGGAGGGCACCAGCTTTGGAGCCCCCACCTGGAGAGAGGTAGAGCTGGCCCAGCTTATCTGCCAGCTGGTGCCCTCCATAGAGATGGTCCGCCTAGTGAACTCCGGGACCGAGGCCACCATGAGTGCCATCCGGCTGGCCAGGGGCTATACTGGCCGGAAAAAGATTGTCAAGTTTGATGGCTGTTATCATGGCCATGCCGACTCCTTCCTGGTGAAGGCCGGAAGTGGTGTGGCTACCCTAGGGATTCCCGGAAGCCCTGGTGTCCCGGAGGAAATCGTCGCCAATACCATCTCCATCCCTTACAATGATCTAAAGACCCTCAAAGAAGTCCTCGACACCCAGGGAGATGAGATTGCCTGCGTCATCGTTGAGCCTGTGGCTGGAAACATGGGAGTGGTTCCACCGAGGGAGGATTTTCTTCCCCGATTGCGGGAATGGACCGAGCAGAGGGGAATTGTCCTCATCTTCGATGAAGTCATCACCGGCTTTCGGGTGGCCCTGGGCGGGGCTCAGGAACTTTATCAGGTAAAGCCAGATCTTACCTGTCTGGGGAAGATCATCGGGGGCGGGCTACCGGTGGGAGCTTATGGAGGCAAAAAGGAGATCATGAACCAGGTGGCCCCGGAGGGGCCTGTTTATCAGGCCGGCACCTTATCCGGCAACCCGCTGGCCACTGCCGCTGGCTTGGCCACCCTTAAAGTCCTCTCCCGACCGGGCACTTACGAGGCCCTGGAGGCCCGAGCGGAGGCCCTGGCTCAGGGGCTGGCCGAAATCCTGAAGGGGCTGTCGTTGCCGGTAAAGATGAATCGGGTGGGCTCCATGATGACCCTTTTCTTCACCAATCAGGAGGTAGTAGATTTTAACACCGCCGCCAGCTCTGATACCAAACTCTATGGACGCTACTGGCGAGCTATGCTGGCCGAGGGAATCTACCTGGCTCCATCTCAGTTTGAGGCGGCCTTTATCTCTCTGGCCCATGGCCGGGAAGAGATAGACGAGACATTAAACGCCGCGGCTAAGGTCCTTAAGGGGCTGATATAA
- a CDS encoding AtpZ/AtpI family protein — protein sequence MGEVIWEEEVISKKKEPGTFRWMFGLLGEALGIGIAVIGSILAGLAFGYFLDNKVFDGRTYPWLTTIFLILGAIGGFKNLFVMTKRRFKE from the coding sequence TTGGGAGAAGTAATATGGGAGGAGGAAGTCATCTCCAAGAAGAAGGAGCCCGGGACATTTCGCTGGATGTTCGGGCTTCTGGGAGAGGCCCTGGGCATAGGGATAGCTGTCATTGGTTCTATCCTTGCTGGCTTGGCCTTTGGCTACTTTCTGGATAACAAGGTCTTTGACGGACGAACATATCCATGGTTAACGACCATATTTCTCATACTGGGAGCCATTGGCGGGTTCAAAAATCTTTTTGTAATGACCAAAAGGAGGTTTAAAGAGTGA
- a CDS encoding ATP synthase subunit I, with protein sequence MIFRLEMNERFIRRLHIANWTLTLSLALAGVLLSYPRSIVLGLLFGGIISNLNFHSLHRDIRHFVIKLRAQRPGSYYLKYGLRLMATAVILYFLVSRKIAHPVALLLGLSVVVINILIVALSEATRGLVLKTKEG encoded by the coding sequence GTGATCTTCCGTCTGGAGATGAATGAGCGTTTTATCCGCCGGCTCCATATAGCTAACTGGACGTTAACCCTTTCCCTGGCCTTGGCCGGGGTTCTTCTCTCCTATCCTCGGTCGATTGTCTTGGGGCTCCTCTTTGGAGGAATAATCAGCAATCTTAATTTTCACTCCCTCCACCGGGATATCCGCCATTTTGTCATAAAGCTTCGGGCCCAAAGGCCCGGCTCTTACTATCTGAAGTATGGGCTCCGGCTGATGGCTACCGCCGTCATTCTTTACTTTCTCGTCTCCCGAAAGATTGCCCATCCCGTAGCCCTGCTTTTGGGGCTTTCAGTAGTGGTCATCAATATCCTCATTGTGGCCCTTTCAGAGGCCACCAGAGGATTAGTTCTAAAAACTAAGGAGGGGTAA
- the atpB gene encoding F0F1 ATP synthase subunit A, translated as MEHPILFLSLILDKLGLPAYGGNTVLAKLLAPYMVYSYFTCLFLIIIGKWGTAKLELIPRGKQNFFEFIVEALRDFSRDNLPNEEVFRMTFPLIATFFLYILTANLIGLIPGFMSPTANLNVTLGCTLITIVYYHFLGFRFHGLGYLKSFMGPIIWIAPMMIPIEIFSHIGRILSLSFRLFGNLVSKEILLGILVMLAGPFLAPLPVMVLGVLVCFIQALVFIVLSLAYFAGAVEEHH; from the coding sequence ATGGAACATCCGATACTGTTTCTCTCGCTCATCCTGGACAAGCTTGGTCTGCCAGCCTATGGCGGTAATACCGTTTTGGCCAAGCTGTTAGCCCCTTACATGGTTTATAGCTACTTTACCTGTCTTTTTTTGATCATCATTGGCAAGTGGGGTACGGCCAAGCTGGAGCTTATCCCCAGAGGCAAGCAGAATTTCTTCGAATTTATTGTTGAGGCCCTCCGAGACTTCTCCCGGGATAACCTCCCTAACGAAGAAGTCTTTCGGATGACCTTTCCCCTTATTGCCACTTTCTTTCTTTATATACTTACAGCCAACCTTATCGGCCTGATTCCCGGTTTTATGTCTCCCACGGCCAACCTTAATGTCACCCTGGGCTGCACTCTGATTACCATTGTTTACTATCACTTTTTGGGTTTCAGATTTCATGGCCTGGGATATCTCAAGAGTTTTATGGGGCCCATTATCTGGATTGCCCCCATGATGATCCCCATAGAGATCTTCAGCCATATTGGTCGAATCCTCTCTCTCTCCTTCCGACTCTTTGGTAACCTGGTCTCCAAGGAGATTCTCCTGGGGATCTTGGTTATGTTGGCCGGGCCCTTTCTGGCCCCGCTACCGGTGATGGTCCTGGGAGTTTTGGTCTGCTTTATTCAGGCTCTGGTCTTCATCGTCCTTTCTCTGGCTTATTTTGCCGGGGCGGTGGAGGAACACCATTAA